A region of Arabidopsis thaliana chromosome 5, partial sequence DNA encodes the following proteins:
- the MYB3R-4 gene encoding myb domain protein 3r-4 (myb domain protein 3r-4 (MYB3R-4); CONTAINS InterPro DOMAIN/s: SANT, DNA-binding (InterPro:IPR001005), Homeodomain-like (InterPro:IPR009057), Myb, DNA-binding (InterPro:IPR014778), HTH transcriptional regulator, Myb-type, DNA-binding (InterPro:IPR017930), Homeodomain-related (InterPro:IPR012287), Myb transcription factor (InterPro:IPR015495); BEST Arabidopsis thaliana protein match is: Homeodomain-like protein (TAIR:AT4G32730.2); Has 30201 Blast hits to 17322 proteins in 780 species: Archae - 12; Bacteria - 1396; Metazoa - 17338; Fungi - 3422; Plants - 5037; Viruses - 0; Other Eukaryotes - 2996 (source: NCBI BLink).) → MEAESSTPQERIPKLRHGRTSGPARRSTRGQWTAEEDEILRKAVHSFKGKNWKKIAEYFKDRTDVQCLHRWQKVLNPELVKGPWTKEEDEMIVQLIEKYGPKKWSTIARFLPGRIGKQCRERWHNHLNPAINKEAWTQEEELLLIRAHQIYGNRWAELTKFLPGRSDNGIKNHWHSSVKKKLDSYMSSGLLDQYQAMPLAPYERSSTLQSTFMQSNIDGNGCLNGQAENEIDSRQNSSMVGCSLSARDFQNGTINIGHDFHPCGNSQENEQTAYHSEQFYYPELEDISVSISEVSYDMEDCSQFPDHNVSTSPSQDYQFDFQELSDISLEMRHNMSEIPMPYTKESKESTLGAPNSTLNIDVATYTNSANVLTPETECCRVLFPDQESEGHSVSRSLTQEPNEFNQVDRRDPILYSSASDRQISEATKSPTQSSSSRFTATAASGKGTLRPAPLIISPDKYSKKSSGLICHPFEVEPKCTTNGNGSFICIGDPSSSTCVDEGTNNSSEEDQSYHVNDPKKLVPVNDFASLAEDRPHSLPKHEPNMTNEQHHEDMGASSSLGFPSFDLPVFNCDLLQSKNDPLHDYSPLGIRKLLMSTMTCMSPLRLWESPTGKKTLVGAQSILRKRTRDLLTPLSEKRSDKKLEIDIAASLAKDFSRLDVMFDETENRQSNFGNSTGVIHGDRENHFHILNGDGEEWSGKPSSLFSHRMPEETMHIRKSLEKVDQICMEANVREKDDSEQDVENVEFFSGILSEHNTGKPVLSTPGQSVTKAEKAQVSTPRNQLQRTLMATSNKEHHSPSSVCLVINSPSRARNKEGHLVDNGTSNENFSIFCGTPFRRGLESPSAWKSPFYINSLLPSPRFDTDLTIEDMGYIFSPGERSYESIGVMTQINEHTSAFAAFADAMEVSISPTNDDARQKKELDKENNDPLLAERRVLDFNDCESPIKATEEVSSYLLKGCR, encoded by the exons ATGGAAGCTGAGTCTTCAACCCCTCAGGAACGGATCCCGAAATTGCGTCACGG GAGGACTAGTGGCCCTGCAAGACGTTCAACTCGAGGCCAATGGACAGCTGAGGAG GATGAGATCTTGAGAAAAGCTGTCCATAGtttcaaaggaaaaaactGGAAGAAGATAG CTGAATACTTCAAGGATCGAACTGATGTCCAGTGCCTCCACAGGTGGCAAAAGGTCCTTAATCCTGAACTTGTTAAAGGGCCCTGGACGAAGGAG GAAGATGAAATGATCGTTCAGTTAATCGAAAAATATGGGCCGAAGAAGTGGTCCACTATTGCTCGATTTTTACCTGGCCGTATTGGAAAGCAATGTAGAGAGAG GTGGCACAATCATCTCAATCCTGCCATAAACAAAGAAGCTTGGactcaagaagaagagctgCTTCTGATTCGTGCTCATCAAATATATGGTAATAGATGGGCTGAGTTAACAAAGTTCTTGCCTGGAAG GTCGGATAATGGAATTAAAAATCACTGGCACAGTTCAgtcaagaagaaacttgattcCTACATGTCGTCTGGCCTTTTGGATCAGTACCAAGCCATGCCTCTAGCTCCTTATGAGAGAAGTTCTACATTACAATCAACTTTTATGCAAAGTAATATAGATGGAAATGGCTGCCTAAATGGACAGGCAGAGAACGAAATAGACAGCCGTCAAAATTCAAGCATGGTTGGCTGCTCACTATCTGCAAGAGACTTTCAAAATGGAACTATCAATATTGGGCATGATTTCCACCCCTGTGGAAACTCTCAAGAGAATGAGCAAACTGCGTATCATTCAGAGCAGTTTTACTATCCGGAATTGGAGGATATCTCAGTCTCCATCTCCGAAGTCTCTTATGACATGGAAGACTGTTCACAGTTTCCTGATCATAATGTCTCGACTTCTCCAAGCCAGGATTACCAATTTGATTTTCAGGAACTATCAGATATATCACTCGAGATGAGACATAATATGTCAGAAATACCAATGCCATACACCAAGGAGAGCAAGGAATCTACTCTGGGAGCTCCAAACTCCACATTAAATATTGATGTGGCTACTTACACCAACTCAGCAAACGTTTTGACACCTGAAACGGAATGTTGCAGGGTACTTTTCCCTGATCAAGAGAGTGAAGGGCACAGTGTTTCTAGATCTTTGACCCAAGAGCCAAACGAGTTTAACCAGGTAGACCGTCGAGATCCTATCTTGTATTCATCAGCTTCAGACAGACAGATATCAGAAGCTACAAAATCTCCTACGCAGAGCTCTTCTTCAAGGTTCACTGCAACGGCCGCCTCAGGAAAAGGAACTCTTCGGCCAGCTCCCTTAATCATATCACCAGACAAGTATAGCAAGAAGTCATCTGGATTGATATGTCATCCCTTTGAGGTAGAACCAAAGTGCACAACAAATGGAAATGGTAGCTTCATATGCATCGGTGATCCATCAAGCTCCACTTGTGTTGATGAAGGGACCAATAACTCCAGCGAAGAAGATCAATCATATCATGTGAATGATCCCAAAAAGTTGGTTCCAGTGAATGATTTTGCTTCTCTGGCAGAAGATAGGCCACACTCTCTACCTAAGCATGAGCCAAACATGACAAACGAGCAGCATCATGAGGATATGGGGGCATCATCAAGTCTTGGTTTCCCAAGCTTCGACTTACCTGTTTTTAACTGTGATCTTCTACAATCTAAAAATGATCCTCTACACGATTATAGCCCACTTGGCATACGCAAGCTACTGATGTCCACCATGACGTGCATGAGTCCCCTTCGACTGTGGGAATCTCCCACTGGGAAAAAGACGTTGGTTGGTGCACAGTCAATCCTTAGGAAACGGACCCGTGATCTGCTGACACCGTTATCTGAGAAAAGAAGTGATAAAAAGCTTGAAATTGATATAGCAGCCAGTCTGGCAAAAGACTTTTCACGTTTAGATGTGATGTTTGATGAGACTGAGAATCGGCAATCTAATTTTGGAAATAGCACTGGTGTCATCCATGGAGATAGAGAAAACCACTTTCACATTTTGAATGGAGACGGTGAAGAATGGAGTGGCAAGCCTTCTTCACTCTTTAGTCACAGAATGCCAGAAGAAACCATGCATATCAGAAAATCGCTTGAGAAAGTAGACCAAATTTGCATGGAGGCAAATGTCAGGGAAAAGGATGATTCTGAACAAGATGTTGAGAAT GTTGAATTTTTCTCTGGTATTCTTTCTGAGCACAATACCGGTAAGCCAGTCCTGTCTACTCCTGGTCAGTCAGTTACTAAAGCAGAGAAGGCGCAAGTTTCAACCCCAAGAAATCAGTTGCAAAGAACTCTCATGGCTACGTCTAACAAAGAACATCATTCCCCTTCAAGTGTTTGTTTAGTGATTAATTCGCCTTCTCGAGCGAGAAACAAGGAGGGTCATCTTGTTGACAATGGGACAAGCAATGAGAATTTTAGCAT ATTCTGTGGAACTCCATTCAGGAGAGGTCTTGAATCTCCCTCAGCCTGGAAATCTCCATTTTACATAAACTCTCTCTTGCCCAGCCCAAGGTTTGACACAGATTTAACTATCGAG gACATGGGCTACATTTTCAGTCCTGGGGAGAGAAGCTACGAGAGCATAGGAGTGATGACACAGATAAATGAACATACAAGTGCATTTGCAGCTTTTGCAGATGCAATGGAGGTTTCAATTTCACCTACTAATGATGATGCGAGGCAGAAGAAGGAATTGGATAAAGAGAATAATGATCCTCTACtg GCGGAGCGTCGAGTGCTGGACTTCAACGATTGCGAGTCTCCAATCAAAGCAACAGAAGAAGTCTCATCCTACCTCTTGAAGGGATGTAGGTAA
- the MYB3R-4 gene encoding myb domain protein 3r-4 (myb domain protein 3r-4 (MYB3R-4); CONTAINS InterPro DOMAIN/s: SANT, DNA-binding (InterPro:IPR001005), Homeodomain-like (InterPro:IPR009057), Myb, DNA-binding (InterPro:IPR014778), HTH transcriptional regulator, Myb-type, DNA-binding (InterPro:IPR017930), Homeodomain-related (InterPro:IPR012287), Myb transcription factor (InterPro:IPR015495); BEST Arabidopsis thaliana protein match is: Homeodomain-like protein (TAIR:AT4G32730.1); Has 13831 Blast hits to 8419 proteins in 581 species: Archae - 0; Bacteria - 44; Metazoa - 1293; Fungi - 976; Plants - 8377; Viruses - 6; Other Eukaryotes - 3135 (source: NCBI BLink).), whose translation MEAESSTPQERIPKLRHGRTSGPARRSTRGQWTAEEDEILRKAVHSFKGKNWKKIAEYFKDRTDVQCLHRWQKVLNPELVKGPWTKEEDEMIVQLIEKYGPKKWSTIARFLPGRIGKQCRERWHNHLNPAINKEAWTQEEELLLIRAHQIYGNRWAELTKFLPGRSDNGIKNHWHSSVKKKLDSYMSSGLLDQYQAMPLAPYERSSTLQSTFMQSNIDGNGCLNGQAENEIDSRQNSSMVGCSLSARDFQNGTINIGHDFHPCGNSQENEQTAYHSEQFYYPELEDISVSISEVSYDMEDCSQFPDHNVSTSPSQDYQFDFQELSDISLEMRHNMSEIPMPYTKESKESTLGAPNSTLNIDVATYTNSANVLTPETECCRVLFPDQESEGHSVSRSLTQEPNEFNQVDRRDPILYSSASDRQISEATKSPTQSSSSRFTATAASGKGTLRPAPLIISPDKYSKKSSGLICHPFEVEPKCTTNGNGSFICIGDPSSSTCVDEGTNNSSEEDQSYHVNDPKKLVPVNDFASLAEDRPHSLPKHEPNMTNEQHHEDMGASSSLGFPSFDLPVFNCDLLQSKNDPLHDYSPLGIRKLLMSTMTCMSPLRLWESPTGKKTLVGAQSILRKRTRDLLTPLSEKRSDKKLEIDIAASLAKDFSRLDVMFDETENRQSNFGNSTGVIHGDRENHFHILNGDGEEWSGKPSSLFSHRMPEETMHIRKSLEKVDQICMEANVREKDDSEQDVENVSLFLSFNHLNISCATGLHKLSSFRFCRQSCHFVTCVKIFIVLVSFNRHCSNRL comes from the exons ATGGAAGCTGAGTCTTCAACCCCTCAGGAACGGATCCCGAAATTGCGTCACGG GAGGACTAGTGGCCCTGCAAGACGTTCAACTCGAGGCCAATGGACAGCTGAGGAG GATGAGATCTTGAGAAAAGCTGTCCATAGtttcaaaggaaaaaactGGAAGAAGATAG CTGAATACTTCAAGGATCGAACTGATGTCCAGTGCCTCCACAGGTGGCAAAAGGTCCTTAATCCTGAACTTGTTAAAGGGCCCTGGACGAAGGAG GAAGATGAAATGATCGTTCAGTTAATCGAAAAATATGGGCCGAAGAAGTGGTCCACTATTGCTCGATTTTTACCTGGCCGTATTGGAAAGCAATGTAGAGAGAG GTGGCACAATCATCTCAATCCTGCCATAAACAAAGAAGCTTGGactcaagaagaagagctgCTTCTGATTCGTGCTCATCAAATATATGGTAATAGATGGGCTGAGTTAACAAAGTTCTTGCCTGGAAG GTCGGATAATGGAATTAAAAATCACTGGCACAGTTCAgtcaagaagaaacttgattcCTACATGTCGTCTGGCCTTTTGGATCAGTACCAAGCCATGCCTCTAGCTCCTTATGAGAGAAGTTCTACATTACAATCAACTTTTATGCAAAGTAATATAGATGGAAATGGCTGCCTAAATGGACAGGCAGAGAACGAAATAGACAGCCGTCAAAATTCAAGCATGGTTGGCTGCTCACTATCTGCAAGAGACTTTCAAAATGGAACTATCAATATTGGGCATGATTTCCACCCCTGTGGAAACTCTCAAGAGAATGAGCAAACTGCGTATCATTCAGAGCAGTTTTACTATCCGGAATTGGAGGATATCTCAGTCTCCATCTCCGAAGTCTCTTATGACATGGAAGACTGTTCACAGTTTCCTGATCATAATGTCTCGACTTCTCCAAGCCAGGATTACCAATTTGATTTTCAGGAACTATCAGATATATCACTCGAGATGAGACATAATATGTCAGAAATACCAATGCCATACACCAAGGAGAGCAAGGAATCTACTCTGGGAGCTCCAAACTCCACATTAAATATTGATGTGGCTACTTACACCAACTCAGCAAACGTTTTGACACCTGAAACGGAATGTTGCAGGGTACTTTTCCCTGATCAAGAGAGTGAAGGGCACAGTGTTTCTAGATCTTTGACCCAAGAGCCAAACGAGTTTAACCAGGTAGACCGTCGAGATCCTATCTTGTATTCATCAGCTTCAGACAGACAGATATCAGAAGCTACAAAATCTCCTACGCAGAGCTCTTCTTCAAGGTTCACTGCAACGGCCGCCTCAGGAAAAGGAACTCTTCGGCCAGCTCCCTTAATCATATCACCAGACAAGTATAGCAAGAAGTCATCTGGATTGATATGTCATCCCTTTGAGGTAGAACCAAAGTGCACAACAAATGGAAATGGTAGCTTCATATGCATCGGTGATCCATCAAGCTCCACTTGTGTTGATGAAGGGACCAATAACTCCAGCGAAGAAGATCAATCATATCATGTGAATGATCCCAAAAAGTTGGTTCCAGTGAATGATTTTGCTTCTCTGGCAGAAGATAGGCCACACTCTCTACCTAAGCATGAGCCAAACATGACAAACGAGCAGCATCATGAGGATATGGGGGCATCATCAAGTCTTGGTTTCCCAAGCTTCGACTTACCTGTTTTTAACTGTGATCTTCTACAATCTAAAAATGATCCTCTACACGATTATAGCCCACTTGGCATACGCAAGCTACTGATGTCCACCATGACGTGCATGAGTCCCCTTCGACTGTGGGAATCTCCCACTGGGAAAAAGACGTTGGTTGGTGCACAGTCAATCCTTAGGAAACGGACCCGTGATCTGCTGACACCGTTATCTGAGAAAAGAAGTGATAAAAAGCTTGAAATTGATATAGCAGCCAGTCTGGCAAAAGACTTTTCACGTTTAGATGTGATGTTTGATGAGACTGAGAATCGGCAATCTAATTTTGGAAATAGCACTGGTGTCATCCATGGAGATAGAGAAAACCACTTTCACATTTTGAATGGAGACGGTGAAGAATGGAGTGGCAAGCCTTCTTCACTCTTTAGTCACAGAATGCCAGAAGAAACCATGCATATCAGAAAATCGCTTGAGAAAGTAGACCAAATTTGCATGGAGGCAAATGTCAGGGAAAAGGATGATTCTGAACAAGATGTTGAGAATGTaagtctctttctttcctttaaCCATTTGAATATAAGTTGTGCTACTGGTTTACACAAACTCAGTTCCTTTAGATTTTGTCGCCAATCATGTCATTTTGTCACCTGTGTTAAAATCTTCATTGTTTTGGTGAGTTTTAATCGTCATTGTAGCAATAGATTGTAG
- the MYB3R-4 gene encoding myb domain protein 3r-4, translating to MEAESSTPQERIPKLRHGRTSGPARRSTRGQWTAEEDEILRKAVHSFKGKNWKKIAEYFKDRTDVQCLHRWQKVLNPELVKGPWTKEEDEMIVQLIEKYGPKKWSTIARFLPGRIGKQCRERWHNHLNPAINKEAWTQEEELLLIRAHQIYGNRWAELTKFLPGRSDNGIKNHWHSSVKKKLDSYMSSGLLDQYQAMPLAPYERSSTLQSTFMQSNIDGNGCLNGQAENEIDSRQNSSMVGCSLSARDFQNGTINIGHDFHPCGNSQENEQTAYHSEQFYYPELEDISVSISEVSYDMEDCSQFPDHNVSTSPSQDYQFDFQELSDISLEMRHNMSEIPMPYTKESKESTLGAPNSTLNIDVATYTNSANVLTPETECCRVLFPDQESEGHSVSRSLTQEPNEFNQSSSSRFTATAASGKGTLRPAPLIISPDKYSKKSSGLICHPFEVEPKCTTNGNGSFICIGDPSSSTCVDEGTNNSSEEDQSYHVNDPKKLVPVNDFASLAEDRPHSLPKHEPNMTNEQHHEDMGASSSLGFPSFDLPVFNCDLLQSKNDPLHDYSPLGIRKLLMSTMTCMSPLRLWESPTGKKTLVGAQSILRKRTRDLLTPLSEKRSDKKLEIDIAASLAKDFSRLDVMFDETENRQSNFGNSTGVIHGDRENHFHILNGDGEEWSGKPSSLFSHRMPEETMHIRKSLEKVDQICMEANVREKDDSEQDVENVSLFLSFNHLNISCATGLHKLSSFRFCRQSCHFVTCVKIFIVLVSFNRHCSNRL from the exons ATGGAAGCTGAGTCTTCAACCCCTCAGGAACGGATCCCGAAATTGCGTCACGG GAGGACTAGTGGCCCTGCAAGACGTTCAACTCGAGGCCAATGGACAGCTGAGGAG GATGAGATCTTGAGAAAAGCTGTCCATAGtttcaaaggaaaaaactGGAAGAAGATAG CTGAATACTTCAAGGATCGAACTGATGTCCAGTGCCTCCACAGGTGGCAAAAGGTCCTTAATCCTGAACTTGTTAAAGGGCCCTGGACGAAGGAG GAAGATGAAATGATCGTTCAGTTAATCGAAAAATATGGGCCGAAGAAGTGGTCCACTATTGCTCGATTTTTACCTGGCCGTATTGGAAAGCAATGTAGAGAGAG GTGGCACAATCATCTCAATCCTGCCATAAACAAAGAAGCTTGGactcaagaagaagagctgCTTCTGATTCGTGCTCATCAAATATATGGTAATAGATGGGCTGAGTTAACAAAGTTCTTGCCTGGAAG GTCGGATAATGGAATTAAAAATCACTGGCACAGTTCAgtcaagaagaaacttgattcCTACATGTCGTCTGGCCTTTTGGATCAGTACCAAGCCATGCCTCTAGCTCCTTATGAGAGAAGTTCTACATTACAATCAACTTTTATGCAAAGTAATATAGATGGAAATGGCTGCCTAAATGGACAGGCAGAGAACGAAATAGACAGCCGTCAAAATTCAAGCATGGTTGGCTGCTCACTATCTGCAAGAGACTTTCAAAATGGAACTATCAATATTGGGCATGATTTCCACCCCTGTGGAAACTCTCAAGAGAATGAGCAAACTGCGTATCATTCAGAGCAGTTTTACTATCCGGAATTGGAGGATATCTCAGTCTCCATCTCCGAAGTCTCTTATGACATGGAAGACTGTTCACAGTTTCCTGATCATAATGTCTCGACTTCTCCAAGCCAGGATTACCAATTTGATTTTCAGGAACTATCAGATATATCACTCGAGATGAGACATAATATGTCAGAAATACCAATGCCATACACCAAGGAGAGCAAGGAATCTACTCTGGGAGCTCCAAACTCCACATTAAATATTGATGTGGCTACTTACACCAACTCAGCAAACGTTTTGACACCTGAAACGGAATGTTGCAGGGTACTTTTCCCTGATCAAGAGAGTGAAGGGCACAGTGTTTCTAGATCTTTGACCCAAGAGCCAAACGAGTTTAACCAG AGCTCTTCTTCAAGGTTCACTGCAACGGCCGCCTCAGGAAAAGGAACTCTTCGGCCAGCTCCCTTAATCATATCACCAGACAAGTATAGCAAGAAGTCATCTGGATTGATATGTCATCCCTTTGAGGTAGAACCAAAGTGCACAACAAATGGAAATGGTAGCTTCATATGCATCGGTGATCCATCAAGCTCCACTTGTGTTGATGAAGGGACCAATAACTCCAGCGAAGAAGATCAATCATATCATGTGAATGATCCCAAAAAGTTGGTTCCAGTGAATGATTTTGCTTCTCTGGCAGAAGATAGGCCACACTCTCTACCTAAGCATGAGCCAAACATGACAAACGAGCAGCATCATGAGGATATGGGGGCATCATCAAGTCTTGGTTTCCCAAGCTTCGACTTACCTGTTTTTAACTGTGATCTTCTACAATCTAAAAATGATCCTCTACACGATTATAGCCCACTTGGCATACGCAAGCTACTGATGTCCACCATGACGTGCATGAGTCCCCTTCGACTGTGGGAATCTCCCACTGGGAAAAAGACGTTGGTTGGTGCACAGTCAATCCTTAGGAAACGGACCCGTGATCTGCTGACACCGTTATCTGAGAAAAGAAGTGATAAAAAGCTTGAAATTGATATAGCAGCCAGTCTGGCAAAAGACTTTTCACGTTTAGATGTGATGTTTGATGAGACTGAGAATCGGCAATCTAATTTTGGAAATAGCACTGGTGTCATCCATGGAGATAGAGAAAACCACTTTCACATTTTGAATGGAGACGGTGAAGAATGGAGTGGCAAGCCTTCTTCACTCTTTAGTCACAGAATGCCAGAAGAAACCATGCATATCAGAAAATCGCTTGAGAAAGTAGACCAAATTTGCATGGAGGCAAATGTCAGGGAAAAGGATGATTCTGAACAAGATGTTGAGAATGTaagtctctttctttcctttaaCCATTTGAATATAAGTTGTGCTACTGGTTTACACAAACTCAGTTCCTTTAGATTTTGTCGCCAATCATGTCATTTTGTCACCTGTGTTAAAATCTTCATTGTTTTGGTGAGTTTTAATCGTCATTGTAGCAATAGATTGTAG
- the ASP3 gene encoding aspartate aminotransferase 3 (aspartate aminotransferase 3 (ASP3); FUNCTIONS IN: L-aspartate:2-oxoglutarate aminotransferase activity; INVOLVED IN: leaf senescence, nitrogen compound metabolic process; LOCATED IN: peroxisome, plastid, membrane; EXPRESSED IN: 23 plant structures; EXPRESSED DURING: 15 growth stages; CONTAINS InterPro DOMAIN/s: Aminotransferase, class I/classII (InterPro:IPR004839), Pyridoxal phosphate-dependent transferase, major domain (InterPro:IPR015424), Aminotransferases, class-I, pyridoxal-phosphate-binding site (InterPro:IPR004838), Aspartate/other aminotransferase (InterPro:IPR000796), Pyridoxal phosphate-dependent transferase, major region, subdomain 1 (InterPro:IPR015421); BEST Arabidopsis thaliana protein match is: aspartate aminotransferase 2 (TAIR:AT5G19550.1); Has 1807 Blast hits to 1807 proteins in 277 species: Archae - 0; Bacteria - 0; Metazoa - 736; Fungi - 347; Plants - 385; Viruses - 0; Other Eukaryotes - 339 (source: NCBI BLink).) — translation MKTTHFSSSSSSDRRIGALLRHLNSGSDSDNLSSLYASPTSGGTGGSVFSHLVQAPEDPILGVTVAYNKDPSPVKLNLGVGAYRTEEGKPLVLNVVRKAEQQLINDRTRIKEYLPIVGLVEFNKLSAKLILGADSPAIRENRITTVECLSGTGSLRVGGEFLAKHYHQKTIYITQPTWGNHPKIFTLAGLTVKTYRYYDPATRGLNFQGLLEDLGAAAPGSIVLLHACAHNPTGVDPTIQQWEQIRKLMRSKGLMPFFDSAYQGFASGSLDTDAKPIRMFVADGGECLVAQSYAKNMGLYGERVGALSIVCKSADVAGRVESQLKLVIRPMYSSPPIHGASIVAVILRDKNLFNEWTLELKAMADRIISMRKQLFEALRTRGTPGDWSHIIKQIGMFTFTGLNPAQVSFMTKEYHIYMTSDGRISMAGLSSKTVPHLADAIHAVVTKAV, via the exons atgaaaactactcatttctcttcctcttcttcttccgatcGCAGGATCGGTGCTCTGCTCCGTCATCTCAATTCCGGCTCAGATTCGGACAACCTGAGCTCTCTTTATGCATCTCCGACATCGGGAGGCACCGGTGGTTCTGTTTTCTCTCATCTTGTTCAAGCTCCAGAGGATCCTATTCTTGGg gTGACAGTTGCATACAACAAAGATCCTAGCCCAGTTAAGCTGAATTTAGGAGTTGGTGCTTACCGAACTGAG GAGGGAAAACCTTTGGTTCTTAATGTTGTGAGGAAAGCTGAGCAGCAGCTTATCAATGACAG AACAAGAATCAAGGAGTATCTTCCCATTGTTGGATTGGTTGAGTTCAACAAGTTAAGCGCTAAGCTCATACTAGGCGCTGACAG TCCTGCTATTCGGGAGAATCGGATTACCACCGTGGAGTGTTTGTCTGGTACTGGTTCTCTGAGAGTTGGAGGAGAGTTTTTGGCTAAACATTATCATCAG AAAACAATTTACATCACTCAGCCAACATGGGGAAATCATCCAAAGATTTTCACGCTCGCTGGTTTGACAGTGAAAACTTACCGATACTACGATCCAGCGACGCGTGGGTTGAACTTTCAAG GTTTATTAGAAGACCTTGGTGCTGCCGCACCTGGTTCTATAGTGCTTCTCCATGCCTGTGCCCATAACCCTACTGGTGTTGATCCAACCATTCAACAATGGGAGCAAATCAGGAAGTTGATGCGATCAAAGGGATTGATGCCCTTCTTCGATAGTGCTTATCAG GGCTTTGCAAGTGGAAGTCTTGATACAGATGCGAAACCTATTAGGATGTTTGTTGCTGATGGCGGAGAATGCCTCGTTGCTCAAAGTTATGCGAAGAACATGGGACTCTATGGAGAACGAGTTGGAGCTCTCAGCATT GTATGCAAATCAGCAGATGTTGCGGGGAGAGTTGAAAGCCAACTGAAACTAGTGATAAGGCCAATGTACTCGAGTCCTCCAATCCATGGTGCATCAATCGTGGCTGTAATCCTCCGTGACAAGAATTTGTTCAACGAATGGACTCTGGAACTGAAGGCCATGGCTGATCGTATCATCAGCATGAGGAAACAGCTTTTCGAGGCATTACGTACTCGAG GCACTCCTGGAGACTGGAGTCACATCATAAAGCAGATTGGTATGTTTACCTTCACAGGGTTAAACCCAGCTCAAGTCTCCTTCATGACTAAAGAGTACCACATCTACATGACATCTGACGG GAGGATAAGCATGGCTGGTCTGAGTTCGAAGACTGTACCTCACCTTGCAGACGCTATCCATGCTGTTGTCACCAAAGCCGTCTGA